The genomic stretch TCATGGGTAGAGTCCTTCGGGCAGATGATCACCAATAATTTATCATCTGTGGTTTTTGCTATAATAACCATGTCCCCTTCCTGAGCCATTCGCATAGGATTATTGGTACTATAATACAATCGAAACTCTGTCCTCAGAGGATGGTTTTCTCTAGCATCATACCAAGTCAAATGACCAGATTCAGATTCTTCTTTATTTTCCTCATCTGTCAGATATAAAAAATCAGTATCAAAGGTAATTCTATTAGGCCCAAAGATTTCCCGGAAACCAACTACCCCATTGAATTCATGTTGATTTGAGATTTCGGGCTGAGCTTCCACTGCGCTTAATCGCTTTGCTCCTGCAGCTACAAAAAATTTAGACAGCGGATTTGACATGCTTTAATTCTTCTATTTTAAAAGTTTCAATAATTGATCTTCCAACATCCTCCATCAATGGCTGAACTACAGAATTGCCAAATTGCCTGTAGGCCTGTGTATCGGAAACATAGTTAGGTATTACAAATGCTTCTGGATATCCCTGAAGTCTGGCACACTCTCTGGGAGTAAGACGACGGGGATTTTTGCCCTCCTGAGGAATCAGGATTTCCGAACCGTCCTTATAGTATCTGGCACTGAGAGTCCTAGACACCCCGTCAAAATTCACCAAGCCATAGCCAAAGCCATTGCCTGCTGCTTTGTGCTTCTGGGCATACTTTTGCAGGTAATCCCAAAGTTTATCGGATAAGGTGTATTTCTCATCCACATCCTTTTCCAAAATATCCTCGACAACCATGGGGGGATTATCCGGCATTTCCGGAAATGAGAAATTCTCCTTCCCGTGAAAAACTTTCTTATCAAAACCAACGATCACAATACGCTCTCTATGCTGTGGCGCATAATACTTCCCATCCAATACCCGATAGTGGATATTATAACCCAGCTCTCTCAGCGTCTCAGAAATAATCTTAAAGGTCTTTCCCTTGTCATGGGAAACGAGATTCTTCACATTTTCCAGAAGGAACGCTTTTGGTCTTTTATGCTTTAGAATCCGGGCTATATCAAAAAACAATGTCCCTTGAGTTTCATCCAAGAAGCCGTGCGTTCTTCCCAAAGAATTCTTCTTTGATACTCCTGCAATAGAAAATGGCTGGCAAGGGAACCCTCCTACCAAAATATCGTGGTCTGGGATTTCCTTCTCGTCTATTTTGGTAATGTCCCCAAAAGGCACTTCCCCAAAGTTGGCTTCGTAAGTCTTTTGGGCGTAATGATTCCACTCGCTGGTGAATACACATTTGCCACCTAAATTCTGAAATGCCATTCTGAACCCTCCTATTCCCGCAAAGAGATCAATAAATTTGAAAGTTGGGTTTTCAGGCGGAGGGAAAGGAATATCCCATTTGATAGGTAAATAACCCTGATACCAAGGCTCGGCTACTGAATCCAAAACTGATTCTGCATATTCACTAGCGCTATGCTGATAATACTTAGAAGCCCCGTTTTCGGCTCCATGTAAAAAGTGGGTCAAATAGGCCAATCCGGATTGTTCTGGCTTTTTGATGTCTATCTTTAACTTCTTTTTTAATTCCGAATACTTAACTGGCATTTTGCGCTACTTCTGTGAATACTATAAATCGATCAAATATATTGAATTCTCTTTAGGGAATAGCACTTGTTTCATCAGTTCACTAAGAAAAGACACAAGTTGTCGTTTCTCAAACATTTTAAAAGACCACGCTATGAATAGTCATTTAAGTAGCTGCTGGGTGGGATAGTAACACTCAATAACTAAAAAATCTGTTTAAGCACAGGAGAATCAAGACTTTATATAGGGTGTTTTCTGGTTGAAATACGAAAATTACCCACATTTTAATGCGAATAGGAAAGGAATAATTAGGCGTTGGAGATGGACGGTGGCGAGATGACTGATTAGTCGCTGTTTAGGATTATTGTTGCTCCTGTCCTGCGCTGGGCTCAATAGATCAAGTATCAAGAAGAAAATAATAATTAAAACACAAGTAGCCTGTCCAGATGGATGGAATAGTTATGAGTTAGTAGCACTAGTATGGGTGATCACGCTGGAGCGGATATAAAACCTTCACACGTTTAAGCACAAAAGTTAATGAATTTGTGAATTACAACTATCTCATAATCAAACAACAATCAAGTGCCACCCGTGTACAAGAGTTTCAAGAATATGATGAAACGAACTTAGTAAAAGTTATTTGAATCAAATCTTACTGCATTTTTTTTTAGTATTTTAGTTTATGGGTTTAAATAATTGACCAAAAATCCTTAAATCCAAATTTACTCCAAATATAAATCCGACGTCCCATTCTTTAATCAAGTCATTGCTAATATCTCCTTTAAAAACTTCATTACCAAAGTCAAAATCATCATATCCTGCTATCGCATTTCTTCTGCCAAAATGTGCACCGATGGCAACACTTCCACCCCGAGCAAAATCAAATTGAATTCCACCAATAAAATTTTCAAATTGATTTTCATCTATTTTTGTTCCTATTAAAATACCGAACCTATCAGGACTAAATAATCCACCTGATGGCGGAAACAAAAATGACCTTCCCTTTGGGTAAAAGACAGCATTTAAACTGACTATGCCTCTCGTGTTTTGGTCATCCGCAATTAAGGTTACCTGCCCATCAGAATTGGTTGAAGTTTTAATATTTGAGGGATTAGTTAGGGTAGTCATAAATAGCCCCGTAGAAATGCTAACATGAAAAGTTTTAGCAACATTAATTTTCTTGTCGAGAATCGTCATGTCTTCTTCACCTTCCTTGATCTTTGTCACTGTTATATTAAAATCGTCTGTAAACGGACCAATAATAGCATAAGAATATTCAACGATTTTTGGTTTTACTTCTTCAGACTCATCTTCTTCAGATTTATCCAACTCATTTAAAGTGTCATTTTGTATGTTAAAAGTGGGTTTATATTCTCCTCTGAATGAATATTTAAACTTAGTTGTCTCTAATGTTTCCGAATTAGTTAATAAATGCAACCTATAAGAATATTTTTCTGTTGCCGTGGTCGGCACTCCAGTTTCAATTAAACTACCACCTTCATCTATAAAAATATGAACTATATTATCTTTAATAAAGATATTTCTTTTTGAATCATAATATTTCCCAAAATCATACTCTGTTAGCACATAATCTCGATATTCCTGATAAGTTGGTTTTTGAGAAAATGCTTTTAAACTAAATAATAAAAATACAACGAATAAAATTATGTGTTTCATGATTTACAATTGTTAAGTGGTTAATTTTTATTTTACATCATAGACCATATTTATGGTTTTAATATCAGTTTTACTCATTCCATTTCTTTGTCCGACAATAGTAGCAGATGTAGCAGGGGGAACTTTTAAACTTATGGTTTTTTTTCCATTAATAGAGAATGCTTTATCTCTATAATGCATAATTGAATTATAATCATATTCATCAATATCATTTCCTGAATAACCTCTATCTACATATCTTTTAAAATTATGCCTACTTTTTTCTTTGATATTACTAAATTCAATTGAAATATATTTATCTCTATCTGTGCGAGATTGCTCATGATAAAAACCACTAGCATGGAGAATTTCGTGAATTATACTTCCATATGAGCATTTTCCAATATTAATATTTTGCTTATACCCTTGTTTTCCAACCCAAGAAGAACATCCTTCAGATTTAGCAAAATAAACATAATCAATCTCATTAGATCTCGGAACTATGTTAAGGTTGGTATTTAAATTAATGTAATCTATGGCTTTATTAATCTCTATTTTTTTTGAATGTCCTTCTTGGATTTCATAAGGGATTGTAGCTTTCTCCCATAATTTCCCTACACCTATAATTCCTGCTAGACCAGCTTGCTCAAAATCTTCTTCAGTACCTACAATTATATCTCCTTCAATTATTGCTAAACTATCAACCAATTCGACTGTTAGCTCAATTGGATCGTGAGTAAATGACATTTGAATTTTAAATGCCTTGAAACTACTTGATTTTTGATTGACATTATGATACTCATCTGGAAGTATTTCTTTGTCATTACAAGATGAAATAGACAATAATAAATATGCTAGTATTACCAAATTAGTTTTCATGACACGACATTTTGTTGAGTAATTATAAAATTAAAAATCATTATGATAAATATTCAAAAACAATCGAATAACTATAACTTAGTAATTCTTTCCAATTTTTAACATTTAATTAACTTTCTTGGCGCGATAGTAGCCACAATCCCTCATTTTTGTGACGATTTAATTCCTGCCTAAAGCATCGAAGTCTATTCCAGGCCGCCACAACTCAGCAATACTTTCTCAAGGTCTGAAGTACTTTTTTAAATTATCCTGACAAATCGCAACCAGCTTATAGTTCGGGTTTTGGTTGCCAAATTAAAAGATTGAAGGATCATTAAGTTGGCCTCTCAACTTCACCCCTCCCCGAGACACTTGGCTTCCGAATTTTATAGGCTCTCGGGATTTAAATATCGGGGGGCTCTTAAAATAGGAGGTGGCTACGCCATCATTACATCATCAGATTCAGAAATAAATGGTTTCCGGATTTAAGCCCAGAAGAATACTTTAAAAGTCGGCTGTTCGTTTTCTGCTAAAAGACCTATGTAAGAAAGGGAATAAAACGATGGAAAAACATACCCTATACAGGGTATATTTCACTGATAAGCAGGGAATTATTTGCGTTTTTTACTAAAATCCGGTGAAAATGGATGCCTCCCGGGCAGGAGAGAAAAATATCGGTACTTAGGATCGTTGGGGATGGCTGTGGTGTATGCAGTGGGATGTGCTATGGACTTATGGCAAGTCCGAGCCATAATGATGGTTTTCACCTCACCTCCTATTGGGTAGCCTTATGGTGACGTAGCCTAACCCGACATAAATTGTCATACTATGGGTAAGAATGTCTTTTTTAGAACTTTGCAACCAGTACTTTTAGACACATATCATGTGAAACCAAAACCTTTACTTAAAATAATGGCAAATGGAGACGAATGACCCAACTAATGTAATTCTGCAAAGAATAATATCCTTATCCCAGCGTGAGCTGCAATCTTTTCAAAATAGCGTGGATGAAGCCACAAAGACCTCCCAGACTTATCTTATACTGTCCACTTTTATCTTCACTGTCATAATGGGCCTATTTGGCACTAATAATGACAATAAGTACATCTCGGTCGTATTAGTAGGTTTGTTTCTCTTGACAGGTTATTCCGCCTGCCTCCTCATAAAGAATCTATATCACAAGAAAACATTATCCATATTGGATCGAAATACTCTTGAAAAATTGCGATCTTTTAATGAGGTAGAGACCTTAGAGTTTGAGTTAAATCTGACTATTGATAAATCTGAATCTCTCGCTGATATTTTAAAGAAGAAGTATGAAAGGCTTTTTCAAGTAGCGATTCATTTAGCCATCAGTCTAGGTGTGTCTATCGGTATAGTGATTTGGGCATTAATTCTGGAAGGTAAATTATAAGAAACCCGCTAAAATTCTGTTTGGATTTTATTAATTACCAATCATCAGTTAGCTGCTTAGCGAAATAGGGCTCCAGACCATTTAAGAAATTGTAGGCGTTCAGATCAAGTTCATCAAGCAAGAAGCTGCGGTTTACCTGTGCTATAGTCTCCCGTTTCTTTGGCTTTTTGATTTCCTCGTATTGATTATACAGGCTAATGAGTTGCTTTATCGGAATTTCAGTTGTTACTATTCCGAGGCTGGGATTGGCTTGGAGTTCTGCCCGAAGATTGTCGATGGTCGCACGGATTTTATTGTCCTTGCATTCAATTTTAAGGGTATGGTAAGTCAAATAAGTGTTAGCGGATTTTTGATTCCCAAAAAATCTATAGTACACGTCAGATGTAATGCTGAATATGCCCTTGACAATCACCAAACCATTATCCGGGTCAGCCACATCAATGACTGACTTGGCACTTTTATAATAATCACTTACATACCTCAATGCTATTCCATACAATGTCTTCTGATCGGCATCAAACTCATGCACGCTCTGGTAAGTAACTTCTCCGTTTTGAAAAGGAAAATCAGGAAGTTGCAAAATATCGGGAATAGTGACCGATGAACCTGAGGGATACATATTGTCGCCTTGCGCAAAGGATGAATTTCCTATTCCAAGAAAAGAAATAATAAAGTAGAGTATTGTTGATTTCATAAAGAGCTATTTACTCCTTTAACTTAGGCATTTTTCACCTAATTTGAACCCGAGTTCAGGATTATAAAATCAAGATCAACGCGAACCATCAATTTCCCAATTGGCAGGGATAGATCGCATTGACCTTTCAGTTCTTTTGCCCCCGAAATAATCGGGACAGGCTTTGGGCCAATGGGGATGGAACAACTACCTCTACCCATATGGATAATTTTAAGGTATTTTCCTCTTGTTCTTTTGGCTTGGGCCAAAAGAACCAAAAGCCCAAGACGCCAGCAAAGCTTCCCCCCCCAGACCAGCCGCCTGGCTCGCTGCTGCGTCATTCCTCCCCGCCCTAAACACGAGCTTATGTGCTATTTGAGAAGCTATGATAGACCTAGTGGTATTCTCCTGCTATTGGTGTAGTTTTTCTTTTTTGGAATGGGCTAAAGCCACATTCCAATTGATGGCGGAGATTTCCTGCCGCTTCTAATCTGGAAATGAAAACCCATCAATTCCCTCCTGCTTCAGCTGGAGGGAGGTCAATCCCCATCGGCAGATGCTTTCCGGCTTTAGCCGCCTCACACATCTCTGAATAGTTGGGAGCCGTGTTTGATTATTAATTCATCATACTCTTCATTAAATGTTTTTCTGCGTTCTTTTGCCTCCGAAATAATCGAGACAGGCATTGGTATGAAATGCTTTTATCCCACTATCAAGATGGTACCTTTCAATGAATTTATCCAGTTTCAATAGACTCTCCATGTTTTCGAGTTCTTGGAATTGGGTCTTTACTGTGTAGTTCTGCATAGTGGAAAAATAGGCAAGTCAGGAGGCATAAAAAAAGCGCTAATCTTACGGATTGCGCTTTTCTGATCATTTCATTGCCTTGATTATTATAATTGCATCAAGTAGTCTTCGTATTTTTTATCATCCTCGAAGGTGAGCCACTTTACAAAACGGAAACCGGGTTGCTTTTCTTTTCCAAGCGATTTTTTGACCAATTCAAGCATCTCATTTACCTGAGAACCTACATTGAGAAATGAAACATCCACGCCTTTGGAAGAAAGGCTGTTTTGAATCACTAACAATTCATGTGCTGCTGTACGGGAAAGAAAATCAATCTTCGCAAAATCAACCTTTACCGTCTGTACCTCTCCTGTAAACTGGAAAAATGTACGAACTGCCGCTCTGGACTTAATCGAATCCAGTCCACTGAAATCTATATGCTTAAATCTTTCCATACCTAGTTGATTTACGATTATTCCACATGATCAGACCAATTAAAATCTGTCCGGAAATTACCTACAGGAATTCTGACCAAGATAATTATTCCTTTAGAATCAATTCCAAAATTGGACAATTCTTCATTGATTAACAAGGCATTACCTGTTAAATAAACAAAACTGCCTCCCAGTCCCTGGGTCAAAATCTTTCTTGAAGTAGCGACACCAAACCCTCTATCCTCAGCCACATGCTTTGTAGATCTACCTTTTACGGCTGAATCTACCGCTGTTCTATGATCAGTAATATGGCTAAAATCCCTTTCTCCTATATAATTCTGATAGGAACCCAGCAGTCCCACTCCTCTATCAGCCAAACATATATCCATAAAACCATTTTCCCTATAATACTGAAACGCAAGATAGCCGAACTTATGTTTCGAATGTTCTACAATATTATCAGTCAATTCTGACAGCATATAAGAGATGGCAGTAAAGTAATTAGTAGGCAATTGAGTGATTCTTCTGATTGCCGCAAATACATGAGACAAGAGCTTTTCTCTAATTGAAGGATGGTCTCCGGTAGAAGACGTACCAAATTTTATTATGGGAATATAAGTTCTTAGTAAATAAGAATTCAAGATTGTCTCCCACTCATCTTCACTTGCTGGCGAAAGGCATTTCGGAAATTTAATAGTTTCCAAATATGAATTCATACCCCCGATATTGTCCAACTGTGGAAATTCAGCAATGAGAGAAGCATAGTGAACTGCCAGCAATGGAGGGGTAAAGTTCATCCTACTGAAGTCCAATGTTTTCAAATTAGTATTAAAGCTCCTCATTGAGCGATTTAAATGAAGCAACTGCATACCAATATGCGTATTCCACTCAAATTGAGGGCTAAAAGAATCTGAAGGTCTTTCCTTATGTTCCAAAACTCATTTCACTAATGTCAGTATTTATGAAATCAACCCCCTCAAATCGCCCACACTCAGCGTATCCATGCCCCGATGCAGCATTCGATGACAATTGGAACAGACCAGAGCCAGATCGTCCAGCAGGGTTTCCTGGATTCCATCGTATTGATAGAGCGGAGTCTGGTGGTGGCATTCGATAAAGCCCTTGCCCAGATCGCCGTATTTGACCTGGAAGTTGAAGTCGCAGGATTCGCAGTCCAGTGCCCCGTATTTTTTGAGGTGCTGGGTTTTCTTGGCTAGTACTAGCCTAGTGTCTCTTTCTTTGTATTTATGAAGTCTGTAAAGCACTTTTCCTTCCCGGAACTCCAGTTGTTCCTCCTCTACTTCTTCGGGGAGCTCGTAGAGTTTTAAGCTCAGCTGTGGGTTTGCCGCCGCCGCCCTGATCGTGTTGGCGATATTCCTTAATTCCGTCCTCTTGTCCTGAAATTCCTCAAACACGACCTTTTCCAGCTTCCCTCCTCCTTTCAGCCCTTTGCCATGGTAACCGGGGTCTATGGCCAGTAAATTCCCCAGTTTCATTGCCGCACCGTTTGCATTGCGGAAGCGGGCTTCATCAGGTCTTACTTGAAATATGGGTAGCCTGTTCGGCACTTCGGAAAGTTCTATAATTGCCGGGTTGGAATGGTTGATCTGACCTGGCTCCAGCTGAAAGTACAGGTCCAGCGCAAGGATAATTTCATGTGTATATAATTGATTTTTAAAGGACACATGGAATCTCGCACCACTTATAATCATTCCCGTGTGTGAGGTTTCCTCGTGCTCGATTTCATCCCTGTGCCATTTTGGGTTTCGCTGTGCCGGTGTTTTTTCTTCCATTTGGTTTAGCCAAACTAATGAATTCTGGGGTATTCCCAAGGGTTATAGGTTCTGGGATGAGTGTTGGGGCAGAAAATTTGCTCCCTCCCCACCCTTTTAACCCTTTTTGATAGCTTTGAGGTGTTTTTTTCTTGTTCTTTTGGCTTAGCCCAAAAGAACCAAAAACCCAAGACGCCAGCAAAGCTACCACCGCACTTACCAGCCGCCTGGCTCGCTGCTGCGTCATTCCTGCCCGCCCTAAACACGAGCTTATGTGTTATTTGATTAGCTCTGATAGAGAGTGGTATCACCTACTATAGGTACAATAAGACCAAGTCGGATACTTTTACGGAGGGAAGTTTATGAGGGTTGAGGAGAGGATTTGGGAAGTGAGGTTGGGAAAAGTATGAACTCTATACGGATTAGCCTGACAGCCTCTGACAGTGATTACATAAATATTGAGGTTCTGGTTTTCTTTACAGCATGAATTATCAGAATGAACTACCGCTACCGGGATGCCCATAATTACAAGGAGTTTGGCTCGGTGGTGTTTTCTAATCCTGCTGGCGTGACCGTGGAAGAAGCTAGGGCCCTACTCCTTCCGAAGTTGATTTCTGAGGAGTTTTTTGTTCCTGATGAGTGGGGGCTGACAAGGTTACATTAGCAGAGTGGTTTGTGAAGACACAAACCACGGCTGGGTGGCATGAGTTTGAGGAAATCTATCAGAAAATCGATATATCGCTAATTTTTAAATTAAAACCTTCCATTCCCCTGCCTTTGTTGATCCAACCCGGATTATTTTATTCTCGCTTTTCAAGTTACTGATGTGATATTCGACCCCTCTTCTTGTCAAGCCCGTCATCAACTGTAACTCTTTCGATGTAATCTTGGGATTTGATTTCATGGCATTTAGGATTATCTCCACAGTTTCTTCCACAGTTTCTTCCACAGTTTCTTCCACAGTTTCTTCCACAGTCCTGTGGAGAACAACTGAAAACATCCCTTCTGTTTTGAACACAGGTTCCGGAAGCTTTGCGGACTTCATCAGATCCCTAATGCGGACAATACCGGAGCCTACTTGCTCTACCATGTGGATACGGACGAACAAACCAAAAATCAACGGATTACGACTATGGCTTTTGGTACCAAAATCGACCAATGAGATTGCGCTGGTCAATCCACCCGGATTGCTGATCTCCACACGATCTTTGAATAGCTCAACTGTTATTTTAGCTCCCTTGTCGTAATAGTCTCGGTGGGAGAGCGCATTAATGATAGCCTCTTTCAAAGCCGTTTCGGGAATCTCCCATATTTCCTTTCTAGGCCCACTCCCTTCAATAGGAAAAGCTTCAATTACCTACAAATTATCCGCCATGAAAGTGTATTGTGTGGCTCAGGTAGAAATTACCACGTCAGACACAAGTTAGCGCAAAACCTTAGAAATCTTCAAAAATCATATTGCAAAACAAAAAGTAGGGTTTTTTCTGTCCTTTTGGCTCCGAAAAAATCGGGACAGGCTTTGACGCCCTCCTGAGGCGGGCAGGGAAAAGTCAAGACGCCAGGCTACCCGCACGACCCCTTCACTAAAACGGTCCACAAGACTGTTTCTTAAAGCTCGGCCCTCCTGCGAGCTGACACAAGCCAGCCGCCTTGCTCGCTTGCTCCAGACAATTTGAATACACTACTCCTCCCGGATGTAGTAAATTGAGCCAAACGTAGTTTGCTTTTGGACATAGTAAATAGTAGCGCCTTCTTCTACGTCCAGCCCTGATCCGAAGACCTGAATGATCTCTTCATCTTCATTAACCACCGTCAATCGGCAAGGCTTATCCACACTTCCCAACCTGAATTGTAATAACGCCCCCTTAGCCCATCCTAGTTCATGCTTTTTTGCCAGTACTCCCCTATGGACTTTGGTTTGATAATTGAGA from Algoriphagus sp. NG3 encodes the following:
- the dcm gene encoding DNA (cytosine-5-)-methyltransferase produces the protein MPVKYSELKKKLKIDIKKPEQSGLAYLTHFLHGAENGASKYYQHSASEYAESVLDSVAEPWYQGYLPIKWDIPFPPPENPTFKFIDLFAGIGGFRMAFQNLGGKCVFTSEWNHYAQKTYEANFGEVPFGDITKIDEKEIPDHDILVGGFPCQPFSIAGVSKKNSLGRTHGFLDETQGTLFFDIARILKHKRPKAFLLENVKNLVSHDKGKTFKIISETLRELGYNIHYRVLDGKYYAPQHRERIVIVGFDKKVFHGKENFSFPEMPDNPPMVVEDILEKDVDEKYTLSDKLWDYLQKYAQKHKAAGNGFGYGLVNFDGVSRTLSARYYKDGSEILIPQEGKNPRRLTPRECARLQGYPEAFVIPNYVSDTQAYRQFGNSVVQPLMEDVGRSIIETFKIEELKHVKSAV
- a CDS encoding M12 family metallopeptidase — its product is MKTNLVILAYLLLSISSCNDKEILPDEYHNVNQKSSSFKAFKIQMSFTHDPIELTVELVDSLAIIEGDIIVGTEEDFEQAGLAGIIGVGKLWEKATIPYEIQEGHSKKIEINKAIDYINLNTNLNIVPRSNEIDYVYFAKSEGCSSWVGKQGYKQNINIGKCSYGSIIHEILHASGFYHEQSRTDRDKYISIEFSNIKEKSRHNFKRYVDRGYSGNDIDEYDYNSIMHYRDKAFSINGKKTISLKVPPATSATIVGQRNGMSKTDIKTINMVYDVK
- a CDS encoding DUF4468 domain-containing protein; this encodes MKSTILYFIISFLGIGNSSFAQGDNMYPSGSSVTIPDILQLPDFPFQNGEVTYQSVHEFDADQKTLYGIALRYVSDYYKSAKSVIDVADPDNGLVIVKGIFSITSDVYYRFFGNQKSANTYLTYHTLKIECKDNKIRATIDNLRAELQANPSLGIVTTEIPIKQLISLYNQYEEIKKPKKRETIAQVNRSFLLDELDLNAYNFLNGLEPYFAKQLTDDW
- a CDS encoding STAS domain-containing protein — translated: MERFKHIDFSGLDSIKSRAAVRTFFQFTGEVQTVKVDFAKIDFLSRTAAHELLVIQNSLSSKGVDVSFLNVGSQVNEMLELVKKSLGKEKQPGFRFVKWLTFEDDKKYEDYLMQL
- a CDS encoding HNH endonuclease, encoding MEEKTPAQRNPKWHRDEIEHEETSHTGMIISGARFHVSFKNQLYTHEIILALDLYFQLEPGQINHSNPAIIELSEVPNRLPIFQVRPDEARFRNANGAAMKLGNLLAIDPGYHGKGLKGGGKLEKVVFEEFQDKRTELRNIANTIRAAAANPQLSLKLYELPEEVEEEQLEFREGKVLYRLHKYKERDTRLVLAKKTQHLKKYGALDCESCDFNFQVKYGDLGKGFIECHHQTPLYQYDGIQETLLDDLALVCSNCHRMLHRGMDTLSVGDLRGLIS
- a CDS encoding ATP-binding protein, which codes for MKEAIINALSHRDYYDKGAKITVELFKDRVEISNPGGLTSAISLVDFGTKSHSRNPLIFGLFVRIHMVEQVGSGIVRIRDLMKSAKLPEPVFKTEGMFSVVLHRTVEETVEETVEETVEETVEIILNAMKSNPKITSKELQLMTGLTRRGVEYHISNLKSENKIIRVGSTKAGEWKVLI